A segment of the Rattus norvegicus strain BN/NHsdMcwi chromosome 16, GRCr8, whole genome shotgun sequence genome:
GAGTGAGGGCCTCACCCAGGAATAGAGAGGGAGTACAAATGCTGAGTGGGGGTGAGCAAGAGAGGAAACAGGACATTGGACAGAGGACAAGTGGAAGGTGGTGGCTGTGTTCAGTGTGCCAGCACTATCACACAGGTCCTTCAGCTGAGTGAGGGACCTATTCTCTGTAATACCTCATGGTACTGCCACTCAAAATTGAGCAAAATCATTGCCTTGACAGGCACTGTGTAGCAAAGACTCGGATATGTCAAGTACACCTTGTAGAACTTTTGTTTCCTATTCATGTTTACCTGTGGTCCTTGAAAATTATGTGAGAGGCTTAGCTTGACCACTGGCTCTGCTTGCTGATGCATAGAACagcactctcttctctctctctctctttctctctctctggttttggtttgttttgagcttCCTTAAGTTCGAAAGTTAGGGCCTTTAAACACACAGAAGTTGCTTGGCTCTGGTGTAGAGGAAATCTTTGATGTTGACAGCTACATGGGTGATCAGGGGGCAAACTCTTAGCTCACTATAGTTTATGTTGGAGATTTCCTTGTGCTTACTTTCCCTACTGTTGAATGTTGGACTCTTGTTTTTATATTCTTTGATTTTGATGGACAAGAACATATTTATCATTTGGGGGCTAGTGAGATGGTCCAGTGAGTTCAGtcccccagaacccatataatgAAAGAAGACAATCTTTAACAAGTTgtcttctggggttggggatttagctcagtggtagagcgcttgcctagcaagcacaaggccctgggttcggtccccagctccaaaaaaagaaaaagaaaaaaaaaaaaaaaacaagttgtcttctgatctccacatataggctataatacacacacacacacaaatgtaacaaAATCGATCATCTTGTCTATAATGTTGCTCTTGATTCTTTCAAATTCCGGGGAAGTTTACATTTATCACATAGCAGTTTGCGTCTTGAAAAAGTAGACATGTCTAGATCATCTTTACTCTGCTGTCTGATAAGCTCCACGTGGTTATAAGAACCGTAAGCTGTGTGCACTTAATACTTTAATGACAAGTGGGCTCATATATCTGTAAAGATGCTGAATGGCTACATCAGAACTCACAGTGCTGAAGACTTAATATCAAGTTTAGTTTCTATTGGTCCTCTGTACgtaattgctttttatttttaagaaagtgcTACTGGTTTCTGGGATTCTCAAGTCCTGCCTCTTGGTATCTCATTAAGCTGGActtgagggctggggagatggctcagtcagtataGTGCACGTTATGCAAGTTTGGATCTCCAGGGATTAGGAAGACAGGGAGATCACATAGCTTACTGTCCAGCCACGTCAATGAATTCCAGGTTCAGTGGGAGGCCCTGTCTGCAAGAACAAGATGGAGATTGAAGAAGACAGTCAGCCTTTACTGCAAGCACCACACACTAACTCCACCTGAGTCTGTTTCAGATACatatttcctctctccctcccccccacccacccccgccTCTCTCAACTAGATATGTTTAATGAGTATCTAAAACTTTCTGAGGTTGAAGCTTCATGCATGTGACCACTGACTGGGAATAGAGTACAAGGCTGTGATTATCCTTGTGAACTAAGAACCATTCTTTGTCCCTGAGTCTATagttatttttaagtttgtttatttgtttgttgccTTAACAGTAACCCTAACAAGCGCAAGCATCAGGGTTTGGATTGCTCACCTCTGATACAAGGCGAGGCCTTCATTTCATCACGTCTTGGTTGGGCGTGAAGAGTAGCTGGCTGAATAGGTATGGAAGCTCTCACCGTTGTTATCCAGTACCAGTCGATGAGCCCGAAACTAACAGCGCTGCTTCCCTGCAGTGTGCTCTCAGAGCAGCACATGCCTTTGCCTTCCGAGGGAGCTTTAACAGAGTGGCTTTCGTTCCCTCggtcttctgttttctcttgtttACAAATTAAGCTGTTTCTTTCCTATTCAGCTCTTTGGCGTAAACTCTCCCGTTTGTCTTTCTTGCATCAGTGACATACTTGTTAGTTATCACCTAAGTTCCTTTTGGAGAGTTGGCCTCAGCCTAGGGAATGAGCTGCTGTGGCAGTACTGCAGGGTTTCAGAGGACTGTCACCCAACATGGTACACACCTCTGCAGACTTTCCTGTGGAGGGCAAACTTACTGAAGTGTAATTCACCATGCCTCAGGTGGGGAGCCAGTAGCAGCTCCCTTTGTCAGGGTACCTTCTGAACTTCCACTTAGAGTGTCACATTTCAGCCAGAAGTCCAGCTTGTTGCATTGAGGGAGCCACTTGATAAGAATGCCATGGACAATGCTGTCAGTACGTGCTTGTTTGTATCCAGTTACTCAGGCTAAAGGATGGGCTTTAGAACCAGCTGCAGGGAGTACAGAACCTGTCCAGGTGAAGTCTGAAGTCAGAATAAATTTAGATTCTTCAGACTAACATAAGACACAGCTTTGAGACGTCAAACAGGAAGCTGCCTTTTAAGTTtagtatattgattttttttaaactgtcttCCAAATCAAATATATGCAGGAGAAGTTAGTTACAGACCAGACTGATTAGCTGCTCCCTTAATGAAGATTTGCGTAGATCTGTTATGGCCTTCAGATAGTTTAGTCAGCTTGGCAGGAGCAGACACCAGGGTCAAGTGCTGTGGGATGTAATTCATTGTTTTTGTGTTGTGCAGCCTGAGAAATGCCAGTGGCCTGACAGCAGCAGACATTGCACAAACCCAGGGTTTCCAAGAGTGCACCCAGTTTCTCTTGAGCCTCCAGAACCATCAAATGAGCCGTTTCTGTCCTAATGGCACCTTGAGTGGAGGTCATGAGAACATACTTCCCAATCACATTAACCTGGGAACCAATCGAAAGAGATGCTTGGAAGACTCAGAGTCTTTGGGAGTGAAGAAAGCTAGAACCAGAGGTGAGACCTTTTGGTGGTGGGGGGAAAGCAAGGGTCCTATCCTTTTTGATGGCTAAAAGCAGCTTCGAGAGGCATCTTGTCCAGATAGTAAGTACTTGGAGAGTCCTATATGGGGGCATTGGAGAACTGCCCTGTGTCAACAGTAAAGAAGGACTGCTTGTCAGAAAGGGAGATGTAGAAACACTCCTTCACAAGTCGCCACGGCAGAACACTATCTGACACAACTGGCTTCCACTTCAGAGATCATCGTATGTGATTCTACAATTCCAAGCCAGAATGGAACAAGTCTAATATGAAATTTTGAtctattaatttatatatacCCAAATTTTCTATATGCTTATAAAGTTCTTTTTAGCCAGGTGAAAACAGTGGCTTCAATTTTTGTCTGCACATTttgtgtctgtaggtgtgtgcatgtaactGCAGGTTCCTAGAGTTCACACGAGGGTGTCCGAATCCCCTACCTAGGGTGCACGAGGAAGTGCTTGCTTCCCTTCCTTCCAAACCCAGCGGAACAAGCACGGACATCCACGGGCTGCATTCTCAGATGGAGCTTAAATGGCTTCTTCAGCAATGACAACACATGTACTGACGCCAGCAGCCCGAGGGTGTGATGGTGTACATGTGGGATCCAAACACAGTGTCCTTAGGATTAGGGGAGATCAGTTTAATTCCTTGGTGTAAAAAGTAGATAATTATGGCTACTGTGTAACCTGCTAAGCCGTTGGCTGTTCATAGGCAGGAGGAACAGAGTCTGTAAAGTCATGTCAACCAAGAGTCTGTCTTCCCAGAAACTCAGAAGATGAGCTGCTAAGCTGTAGATAGAATGTGGAAGAATTTCACTTCCTCCTTAGCTGATGGATCGGTGGGCTTCCTCAGTTGGAGGGCAAGCCTTGCTGTGGTGCTGCTCCTCTGCCCCAGCTGTCACTCCATCTGTCTTACTGCACCCCCAGGCCTGTTGAGATGAACAATCTCTGAAGGCTCTAATACTTGGGGAAAATGCTACCATCCTTCCTGCCTTCTATTTTCTTGGCTGGCGTGTGAGCGTCAGTCACTCCATGATAAGGAAACTGCTGCCCTAGGTGTTGGGCATTGAGAATGAAAAGCTTATTTTATTTAGCATTTCATAAAATTTCCTGCACATGACATTTCAGtctcttctttatatttttttttcttttttttcagagctggggcccgaacccagggccttgcgcttgctaggcaagcgctctaccactgagccaaatccccaaccccttcttctttATTTTGATTGATTGACACTGCCTACTCTGTAGCCATGCCTAACCCTGGAATTGCTGTGGCTTgcatcaaactcagatccacctgcttctgtttcttgaTTGCACAAACCACCCCTGGACTATGATTTCCCTCTTTATGCTTAAATCACAGTCTGAAGTATGTGCCAGTGAAGCAATGTGTAGtagcaaattttttttttttttttttttttggttctttttttcggagctggggaccaaacccagggccttgtgcttcctagacaagcgctctaccactgagccaaatccccaaccccgcaatttttattttaaaaggaaaacatccCAGTCTTGCTAAAATTAGAGGCAGTTTGTCAGAGAGAGGCTGGTCTTAGCTGAGAGAAGAGTGCATTTTCACCCTTAGTTAGTGGCAGTCTAACTAAGCAAGGGGAGGCTATGTGCATCAGCTCCCTTCTCCcatgtcagtctgtctgtcatgAGCCTTCCCTTTTCTGTTAGGAAGCTCAGACTAGACATTGCTGGGAGGGGAGCCTGTGGATAAACTGTGCTTAAACTGAACCCTTTCCATACATTTTTTTAGTGAAATTAGTGgatgttttttaaatgttgttaAGAATTGTCTATAGTAAATTTCATTTGCCTCACTTGTGGGGCAGACAGGAAGCTTAGGGTTCTCTGCAGGTCATACAACTGTTCCCTTAAGAACCGGCGGAGAATTACAACTTTTGCCATCAACGAAATGAGCAAAAATCTGGGATTTGTGACTTTGAGCTGAAatacataaacatttttattgtaaAAAGTAATTTCACAACAATGTAAGTTTATAGGTGATCTTTGCTTCCCCcccatggttccacgtggagaggtttaatgagagaagaaaagtAGAAAGGGACAGGGAAAAGAGAGCTTGGAAGAGAGAAGTCTCTGATTTCTTTATGGACACAGAAATctaaaatctcattttttttttttttttttgtgtgtgtgtgtgtatgtgtgtagttccAAGCCTGGATCACACCATGCCTCTAGCAAATGGTGATGCTGAAGACGACGCTGACAGGATGCACGTTGACAGAGAGTTTGCCGCTGTATCAGGTGGGGCTGGACAGTTTCCTGTTAGCTGCAGCAACACCCCAGTGGTCGAAGACACCAAACAGCAGGAGAGTGGTTCTGTTGGACCCAGAGAAATAGAGATATATACTGTTTCAGCAATGCAGACCCCTTGTCGTTGCAAGAATCAGTATGCTTACTATTTCTGAGTTCTCAAACCCTGCACGTTCTTGTccactgtcttgaaaaaagggTTCTGTTATAATTCACATTTTTGGCACTTGTACAGATGCAAGAATTAAGCGTTTTTGGTAATTTTAATGCTATGAGAAGTAGTGCAATCTCCCTGTTTGTTTCGAAGCTGTTACATGATGTGCCTTGCTTGTTTCTCATGAGGTCTGTAGTTATGGTTTCTTGGTGTGGCCTCTGGGTGGCTCTGTACCTGTTACTCATACTCAAAAGGCAGCACCACAGGTGAACAGCTCACTGAATGCTGGGACGATGAGGGTGGTGGTTGTAGCTTGCGACCCACTCAAGACAAGTTTGGGATTTCTGCCCCACACTCTTGGTTGCTTTGGTGTCTAGCATTCCCTTGAAGACTGTTAAAATGCTGGCCGTTCTCAGCAGTGTTTTACGTGCCACAATGTCCAGTGTGACCCTTACTTTACAGTTTCAAAGTCAGAGGAGCTGACTGTTCGTAGATTTAGGGTTTCTGAAATGCTGTATTTATTTAGCATGTGCCTTTTCCCCATTCTTTAGGTGACAACGAAAACAactggctaattttttttttataaagttttgTTACAGTGTCTTTATGTTCATTTCTTCACTGGGACTGAAAGGTCACCTGTGTTTCTAAACCCACAGGGAACATTTTTAAGCCCAGAACTTGCTCTGCACAGTCGTGGGTGGTGCTGCCTTTGGCCAGTAATGAGATGAGCTGGGTGCTCACCCATGCTCAGTTTATTCAGAGCATACATTTAAACCAAGGTTTCTGTCTGCAGATGCTGTTCTGCCTAACAAAAGAAAAGTGACAAAAGCCAGAGCCTCCCTCTCCTTTATGGAGACAGCATTGCCCTCTCCCTGGTCAGGCAGGAGCAAGTGTTTCACTCTCCTTATGCTAACAGCCAGGCCTGTGCTGAGTTATGCTAGGCTTCCCTTTCAAGCCAGCTtctcctggatgtcagagggccATGTGGGCCTTCTGGTGTACTGTCTGACTGAAGAAACAGGAGGGACTCCCTGGGTGGAGGTTCTTGCCAATTCCTTGTGTGAAATAGCACCTGTGTCCACAGAAAGCCTGTAGAGACAGCCACCACTTGCCCTGAGATCTGCACAGAAATAAGGCATTCCTCCTTAAATGTATTTCTACCCTTTTTGTGAGGTGACCCTGTCTTCCTAATGCCCCTGGCGTGAGAGCCATCAGGGTTGGCCTCTTAAGGCTGTCCCACAAGGGTGGTTTCGTCTTCAGGCTCTGCCTGGCTCCTGTACCCAGTGCTTGATACTGAGTGGTGTCTGTCCCTGCAAGTCCCCGACTCTGCCCATGAGGTGTCAGTACACCACCCCGGAAAAGGCTAGGCTGCTGTTTCTTTGAATTTGAAATTACAGGGAAACTGATGTATTTCAGCTGTGCACTAGATGGAGAAATACTGTCTGCACACTGATTACTTTGCAGTTCACTATGCCTGCTTTTTATGTTATCACCTAAAAAAGATAATTTGTACTTTGGGAAAAATAATTATACTTTTTCCCATTGAGAATatcttgtttcatttattttttttaggttttttttttttttttttttttttttttaggttttattCCTAGTCCTTGAAATATTCGTTATCTAATACTGGATTGTTTAAAGAGAAACGCTATAATTTTATGGGAAATGTCCTCTGAACATGTTCCAGTTGTTGAGTTATGGTCTCTAATAATTTGGGGAAAGTTGACTAGAGGATCTGGATGTTTGTTTGCTTAGTAGCCACAGTGTGTGACAGGACACAGGGAAACGTTGCTGTGCTGGACATGGGTCCTCCATGAGCCACTAGCACTGAGCTTGTGTGGAGTTAGTGTCATGGCTCTCTTAGCAGCGCAGAGCATTGAGATAAAATTCAATATTACCAAGCAAGAGATAGTTCTTATAGTATTCCCGTGAGCATCAACATTAATTCTGTGTATTTCTAGTCCTGGATGCCCACATGTTTTGTGATGGGCTTTTTATCAAGCGTCATCTTGTTGGTGGACTTTTAGATGTGTGGGCTAAACTATTGACACTTTTATAACCAGATGTGAGACCTTGACTCTCATGGTCACTGTTGTTGCTGGGTTGGTAGGCCCTCTCAGAACTGCTCTTGACAGAAGACTAAGACGTGCCACTGGTGTAGGCAGTCTGCCATCGCTCCATTCTGTGCTGTGACAGAAGCTGAGTGGCATTTGTGGGGGTTGTGTGTAGATGTGGGTGTTGCTAAGACAAAAGCAGTTCCTTCGGTAATTGTGTTGATGCTTCCTGCCCTGGAAGTGTGCCCAGCTGGCACACCAGTCGGAGCTTCCTCAGCAGATCTACTTCATTTGCCTTCCCTTGCCTAGAGAAGCTCTGTGTCTGCAGTGAAGCATGTTCCCTTGGGTTCTGATGGACGCTCTTGGAAGTAACTAAATTGTCTTTTGAGGGTCACTTTAGTAGACAAGTATATACTGCTCTGTGTCTCCTTCTGATGACAGCTTACATTTCAGAGCTCTCCAAGGCTGCTGAAATACATACATTCGCACTTCTAAACCTGCCTGTGTGGCCTTGAAAAGGTAACTGGTTGgttcagaattaaaaaaaataagcctcAGAACACAAACCAAAGTTTTATGATTGTGGAAAGAGTTGAACATATGTTAGTGTCTCCTTCCCCATTGGTCTGCGTTTTGGTGACAGGTGTATTTCTTAATGCAGATATGAAAAACAGTAGCTCCGTGTTGAATACACTGACAAACGGAAGTGTCATCAATGGACATTTGGACTTCCCCTGCGTGGCCCAGCTCAATGGGATGGAGAGCAGGAGTGACCCGTGCTTGACAGGATCTAATGGAATTAGCAATGGACAGCCATTTCCCAGTGGCCAGGGCCCTGTCTGTGCTAATGGGACTGAGGAGCCAGAAAAGACCATGGGCGTTAACCCGGAGATGTGTGGGTCTCTCCATCTGAACGGGAGCCCAAGTAGCTGTGTGGCCAGCAGACCATCTTGGGTGGGGGACATAGGGGAGAGCCTGCACTACGGACACTACCATGGGTTTGGGGATACTGCAGAGAGCATCCCTGAGCTGAGCAGTGTGCTGGAGCACTCAAGCTGTGTGCGGGTGGAACAGCGCTACGATAGTGCCGTCTTGGGCGCTATGCAGCTGCACCACGGCTCCTGAGCCCGGGCCTACCTCAGTTCCTCTGCAGTACCAGCCTGAGGAAAACTGCACAGCCTGTGCTATAGGTGCCTCCGCTTTCTGAGAGCCCTTGGATTCATTCACATGGTTCCCCCGAGTGAGGCTGTGTGCAGAGGCTTAGAGACATTTCTCATGGGGTGGCAGGTCTCCTGCAAGGTACCCTTGGGAGGCTTTTCTTGTTTGACAccagcccccttttttttcaTGTCATGAGACATTGCCACCTTTTTTGTGAACTTTTTGATCAGGACAATTTGGGCATCATTTGACCCTTATTGTTTGCTGTAGCATCCTGATTACACAGCTACTCCCTGTGCAAGGAGCACCCTTACAGCAGTGTCGTGCAGACCCTGGGAAGGGGACTGTCCTTCGCCACTGACACTGCTGCAGGTGCACTCAGTGGTTGGGGTGTGATAGCCCCTTCCCTGTATCGACCGCTGCCTGCGTTTCCTTAGGAACAACCTCTGCCCAAGATGGATTAGGGTCTTGTTTTTACTCCACATTTATACTTGATCTCTAGACTTTACCACAGACAGTGGTTTTCTTTATATACAGTGGATGTTGCTGTTTGTAGGAGCTGTTGAGTCAGAATACTTTACTATGgtaaaatatttactatttttttgttactgttttttgaGGTTTTCtgcttaaatatataaatatatatatcactatCCAGTTAATGGAGAGAACTTGAGTTTCTCTTATTAAAGCTGCATTAAATTCATGGTTTTATAGAAATTAGCTTTTGTTTAGGCAACTAGTGGTTATACTGCAGATACCCGATGACTTCTGATTTTTGTAATAATTGAATAACTGTCAGTGCAGATAAATGGAGATGACAAAGCCAGTGTGTACTATCAGGAGTGTATTATCATTTTGTTTTCAAGCTGTTCTTTacaaatggaataaaaaagaaagctcaCTGCTGATCTGTCTCTGGTGCCTGCTTTGTA
Coding sequences within it:
- the Ankrd10 gene encoding ankyrin repeat domain-containing protein 10, translating into MSAGAGAGVEAGFSSEELLSLRFPLHRACRDGDLVALCSLLPHTPRAHLAAEDSFYGWTPVHWAAHFGKLECLIQLVRAGASLNVSTTRYAQTPAHIAAFGGHPQCLVWLIQAGANINKPDCEGETPIHKAARSGSLECISALVGNGAQTDLRNASGLTAADIAQTQGFQECTQFLLSLQNHQMSRFCPNGTLSGGHENILPNHINLGTNRKRCLEDSESLGVKKARTRVPSLDHTMPLANGDAEDDADRMHVDREFAAVSDMKNSSSVLNTLTNGSVINGHLDFPCVAQLNGMESRSDPCLTGSNGISNGQPFPSGQGPVCANGTEEPEKTMGVNPEMCGSLHLNGSPSSCVASRPSWVGDIGESLHYGHYHGFGDTAESIPELSSVLEHSSCVRVEQRYDSAVLGAMQLHHGS
- the Ankrd10 gene encoding ankyrin repeat domain-containing protein 10 isoform X1 translates to MGGGAEMGSVWPAPRRTQGACAHLWLFRAGRADRMQLRRFARRPSGFGEWCGRLLLEARREPGASRSCLMETGRRAPLRHKGMDAALAAGGVRSAPAVVDGGLAARPTGPLSQLGPPCLECLIQLVRAGASLNVSTTRYAQTPAHIAAFGGHPQCLVWLIQAGANINKPDCEGETPIHKAARSGSLECISALVGNGAQTDLRNASGLTAADIAQTQGFQECTQFLLSLQNHQMSRFCPNGTLSGGHENILPNHINLGTNRKRCLEDSESLGVKKARTRVPSLDHTMPLANGDAEDDADRMHVDREFAAVSDMKNSSSVLNTLTNGSVINGHLDFPCVAQLNGMESRSDPCLTGSNGISNGQPFPSGQGPVCANGTEEPEKTMGVNPEMCGSLHLNGSPSSCVASRPSWVGDIGESLHYGHYHGFGDTAESIPELSSVLEHSSCVRVEQRYDSAVLGAMQLHHGS
- the Ankrd10 gene encoding ankyrin repeat domain-containing protein 10 isoform X3, which translates into the protein MFSMASLLHTSILLSLRNASGLTAADIAQTQGFQECTQFLLSLQNHQMSRFCPNGTLSGGHENILPNHINLGTNRKRCLEDSESLGVKKARTRVPSLDHTMPLANGDAEDDADRMHVDREFAAVSDMKNSSSVLNTLTNGSVINGHLDFPCVAQLNGMESRSDPCLTGSNGISNGQPFPSGQGPVCANGTEEPEKTMGVNPEMCGSLHLNGSPSSCVASRPSWVGDIGESLHYGHYHGFGDTAESIPELSSVLEHSSCVRVEQRYDSAVLGAMQLHHGS
- the Ankrd10 gene encoding ankyrin repeat domain-containing protein 10 isoform X2; this translates as MSRFCPNGTLSGGHENILPNHINLGTNRKRCLEDSESLGVKKARTRVPSLDHTMPLANGDAEDDADRMHVDREFAAVSDMKNSSSVLNTLTNGSVINGHLDFPCVAQLNGMESRSDPCLTGSNGISNGQPFPSGQGPVCANGTEEPEKTMGVNPEMCGSLHLNGSPSSCVASRPSWVGDIGESLHYGHYHGFGDTAESIPELSSVLEHSSCVRVEQRYDSAVLGAMQLHHGS